In the genome of Quercus robur chromosome 3, dhQueRobu3.1, whole genome shotgun sequence, one region contains:
- the LOC126718769 gene encoding probable hexosyltransferase MUCI70 isoform X2, producing the protein MGLYRHTSELLPERRGGGGDGSGGGGGGGGGVSRRGRRFGGRITKQRLSRWVFALALIFIVYLVVSCVRMFFFGNVEDKRVLISQGVEEDGVLGSNSERPPPKSNRRKKFFPCEVAFAESVDDLVEPKDLMNFTQFLLEYVDREEIYQNHSLEPRFGGLQTLAEREKSFYARNQTLHCGFVKGPPGYPSTGFDIDEMDKAYMYTCKVVVSSCIFGSSDFLRRPTRNLISEYSQKNVCFVMFVDEQTFKKLSSEGNTPDDRGFVGLWRIVIVRNLPYEDMRKTGKVPKFLSHRLFPSSRYSIWLDSKMRLLIDPMLIIDHFLWRTKSEYAISNHYDRHCVWEEVLQNKRLNKYNHTAIDEQFTFYQSDGLTKFDPSDPNTPLPSYVPEGSFIVRAHTPMSNLFSCLWFNEVDRFTSRDQLSFAYTYLKLRRMNLERPFYLNMFKDCERRSLAKLFRHRAAPSPPPP; encoded by the exons ATGGGTCTGTATAGGCACACTAGTGAATTGTTACCTGAGAGACGAGGTGGCGGTGGCGATGGCAGTGGCGGCGGTGGCGGCGGCGGTGGTGGTGTTTCTCGGCGAGGAAGAAGGTTTGGTGGTCGAATTACTAAACAAAGGTTGTCGCGTTGGGTCTTCGCGCTTGCATTGATCTTCATAGTTTATTTGGTAGTTTCCTGTGTAAGGATGTTCTTTTTTG GTAATGTGGAAGATAAAAGGGTTTTGATATCGCAAGGAGTGGAAGAAGATGGGGTTTTGGGGTCTAATTCTGAAAGACCACCACCAAAAAGCAACCGTCGTAAAAAGT TTTTTCCTTGCGAAGTTGCATTTGCCGAATCAGTTGATGATCTTGTTGAACCCAAGGATCTTATGAACTTCACACAGTTTTTACTAGAGTATGTTGACAGAGAGGAAATATATCAGAACCATTCTTTGGAACCCAGATTTGGAGGTCTTCAAACTCTTGcagaaagagagaaatcctTCTATGCAAGAAATCAGACACTTCATTGTGGTTTTGTCAAAGGACCACCTGGGTACCCAAGCACTGGATTTGATATAGATGAGATGGACAAGGCATACATGTATACCTGTAAGGTCGTAGTATCTTCTTGCATTTTTGGTAGCTCCGACTTTTTGAGGAGGCCCACACGCAATCTG ATCAGtgaatattctcaaaaaaatgtttgttttgttatgtttgtgGATGAGCAAACGttcaaaaaactatcatcaGAAGGAAATACTCCTGATGATAGAGGATTTGTTGGTCTATGGAGAATTGTTATTGTGAGGAACTTACCATACGAGGACATGCGAAAAACTGGAAAGGTGCCGAAGTTTTTATCACATCGCCTCTTCCCTTCTTCTAG GTACTCAATTTGGCTTGACAGCAAGATGCGACTTCTGATTGATCCAATGCTGATAATTGATCACTTTTTGTGGCGAACAAAATCAGAATATGCCATTTCAAACCATTATGATCGCCACTGTGTCTGGGAGGAGGTACTCCAAAATAAGCGTCTAAATAAGTACAATCACACGGCCATTGATGAACAGTTTACATTTTACCAATCTGATGGACTCACCAAGTTTGACCCTTCAGACCCAAATACTCCTCTTCCAAGTT ATGTTCCTGAAGGTTCCTTTATAGTACGGGCACATACAccaatgtcaaatttattttcttgtctttGGTTCAACGAAGTTGACCGATTTACTTCACGTGATCAACTAAGCTTTGCATATACTTACTTGAAGCTGAGGAGAATGAATTTAGAAAGACCATTTTACTTAAATATGTTTAAG GATTGTGAGCGCAGATCACTAGCAAAGTTATTTCGACATAGGGCTGCACCATCTCCTCCACCTCcttga
- the LOC126718769 gene encoding probable hexosyltransferase MUCI70 isoform X1 — protein sequence MGLYRHTSELLPERRGGGGGGDGSGGGGGGGGGVSRRGRRFGGRITKQRLSRWVFALALIFIVYLVVSCVRMFFFGNVEDKRVLISQGVEEDGVLGSNSERPPPKSNRRKKFFPCEVAFAESVDDLVEPKDLMNFTQFLLEYVDREEIYQNHSLEPRFGGLQTLAEREKSFYARNQTLHCGFVKGPPGYPSTGFDIDEMDKAYMYTCKVVVSSCIFGSSDFLRRPTRNLISEYSQKNVCFVMFVDEQTFKKLSSEGNTPDDRGFVGLWRIVIVRNLPYEDMRKTGKVPKFLSHRLFPSSRYSIWLDSKMRLLIDPMLIIDHFLWRTKSEYAISNHYDRHCVWEEVLQNKRLNKYNHTAIDEQFTFYQSDGLTKFDPSDPNTPLPSYVPEGSFIVRAHTPMSNLFSCLWFNEVDRFTSRDQLSFAYTYLKLRRMNLERPFYLNMFKDCERRSLAKLFRHRAAPSPPPP from the exons ATGGGTCTGTATAGGCACACTAGTGAATTGTTACCTGAGAGAAGAGGTGGCG GTGGCGGTGGCGATGGCAGTGGCGGCGGTGGCGGCGGCGGTGGTGGTGTTTCTCGGCGAGGAAGAAGGTTTGGTGGTCGAATTACTAAACAAAGGTTGTCGCGTTGGGTCTTCGCGCTTGCATTGATCTTCATAGTTTATTTGGTAGTTTCCTGTGTAAGGATGTTCTTTTTTG GTAATGTGGAAGATAAAAGGGTTTTGATATCGCAAGGAGTGGAAGAAGATGGGGTTTTGGGGTCTAATTCTGAAAGACCACCACCAAAAAGCAACCGTCGTAAAAAGT TTTTTCCTTGCGAAGTTGCATTTGCCGAATCAGTTGATGATCTTGTTGAACCCAAGGATCTTATGAACTTCACACAGTTTTTACTAGAGTATGTTGACAGAGAGGAAATATATCAGAACCATTCTTTGGAACCCAGATTTGGAGGTCTTCAAACTCTTGcagaaagagagaaatcctTCTATGCAAGAAATCAGACACTTCATTGTGGTTTTGTCAAAGGACCACCTGGGTACCCAAGCACTGGATTTGATATAGATGAGATGGACAAGGCATACATGTATACCTGTAAGGTCGTAGTATCTTCTTGCATTTTTGGTAGCTCCGACTTTTTGAGGAGGCCCACACGCAATCTG ATCAGtgaatattctcaaaaaaatgtttgttttgttatgtttgtgGATGAGCAAACGttcaaaaaactatcatcaGAAGGAAATACTCCTGATGATAGAGGATTTGTTGGTCTATGGAGAATTGTTATTGTGAGGAACTTACCATACGAGGACATGCGAAAAACTGGAAAGGTGCCGAAGTTTTTATCACATCGCCTCTTCCCTTCTTCTAG GTACTCAATTTGGCTTGACAGCAAGATGCGACTTCTGATTGATCCAATGCTGATAATTGATCACTTTTTGTGGCGAACAAAATCAGAATATGCCATTTCAAACCATTATGATCGCCACTGTGTCTGGGAGGAGGTACTCCAAAATAAGCGTCTAAATAAGTACAATCACACGGCCATTGATGAACAGTTTACATTTTACCAATCTGATGGACTCACCAAGTTTGACCCTTCAGACCCAAATACTCCTCTTCCAAGTT ATGTTCCTGAAGGTTCCTTTATAGTACGGGCACATACAccaatgtcaaatttattttcttgtctttGGTTCAACGAAGTTGACCGATTTACTTCACGTGATCAACTAAGCTTTGCATATACTTACTTGAAGCTGAGGAGAATGAATTTAGAAAGACCATTTTACTTAAATATGTTTAAG GATTGTGAGCGCAGATCACTAGCAAAGTTATTTCGACATAGGGCTGCACCATCTCCTCCACCTCcttga
- the LOC126718769 gene encoding probable hexosyltransferase MUCI70 isoform X3, translating to MGLYRHTSELLPERRGGGGDGSGGGGGGGVSRRGRRFGGRITKQRLSRWVFALALIFIVYLVVSCVRMFFFGNVEDKRVLISQGVEEDGVLGSNSERPPPKSNRRKKFFPCEVAFAESVDDLVEPKDLMNFTQFLLEYVDREEIYQNHSLEPRFGGLQTLAEREKSFYARNQTLHCGFVKGPPGYPSTGFDIDEMDKAYMYTCKVVVSSCIFGSSDFLRRPTRNLISEYSQKNVCFVMFVDEQTFKKLSSEGNTPDDRGFVGLWRIVIVRNLPYEDMRKTGKVPKFLSHRLFPSSRYSIWLDSKMRLLIDPMLIIDHFLWRTKSEYAISNHYDRHCVWEEVLQNKRLNKYNHTAIDEQFTFYQSDGLTKFDPSDPNTPLPSYVPEGSFIVRAHTPMSNLFSCLWFNEVDRFTSRDQLSFAYTYLKLRRMNLERPFYLNMFKDCERRSLAKLFRHRAAPSPPPP from the exons ATGGGTCTGTATAGGCACACTAGTGAATTGTTACCTGAGAGAAGAGGTGGCGGTGGCGATGGCAGTGGCggcggcggtggtggtggtgtttcTCGGCGAGGAAGAAGGTTTGGTGGTCGAATTACTAAACAAAGGTTGTCGCGTTGGGTCTTCGCGCTTGCATTGATCTTCATAGTTTATTTGGTAGTTTCCTGTGTAAGGATGTTCTTTTTTG GTAATGTGGAAGATAAAAGGGTTTTGATATCGCAAGGAGTGGAAGAAGATGGGGTTTTGGGGTCTAATTCTGAAAGACCACCACCAAAAAGCAACCGTCGTAAAAAGT TTTTTCCTTGCGAAGTTGCATTTGCCGAATCAGTTGATGATCTTGTTGAACCCAAGGATCTTATGAACTTCACACAGTTTTTACTAGAGTATGTTGACAGAGAGGAAATATATCAGAACCATTCTTTGGAACCCAGATTTGGAGGTCTTCAAACTCTTGcagaaagagagaaatcctTCTATGCAAGAAATCAGACACTTCATTGTGGTTTTGTCAAAGGACCACCTGGGTACCCAAGCACTGGATTTGATATAGATGAGATGGACAAGGCATACATGTATACCTGTAAGGTCGTAGTATCTTCTTGCATTTTTGGTAGCTCCGACTTTTTGAGGAGGCCCACACGCAATCTG ATCAGtgaatattctcaaaaaaatgtttgttttgttatgtttgtgGATGAGCAAACGttcaaaaaactatcatcaGAAGGAAATACTCCTGATGATAGAGGATTTGTTGGTCTATGGAGAATTGTTATTGTGAGGAACTTACCATACGAGGACATGCGAAAAACTGGAAAGGTGCCGAAGTTTTTATCACATCGCCTCTTCCCTTCTTCTAG GTACTCAATTTGGCTTGACAGCAAGATGCGACTTCTGATTGATCCAATGCTGATAATTGATCACTTTTTGTGGCGAACAAAATCAGAATATGCCATTTCAAACCATTATGATCGCCACTGTGTCTGGGAGGAGGTACTCCAAAATAAGCGTCTAAATAAGTACAATCACACGGCCATTGATGAACAGTTTACATTTTACCAATCTGATGGACTCACCAAGTTTGACCCTTCAGACCCAAATACTCCTCTTCCAAGTT ATGTTCCTGAAGGTTCCTTTATAGTACGGGCACATACAccaatgtcaaatttattttcttgtctttGGTTCAACGAAGTTGACCGATTTACTTCACGTGATCAACTAAGCTTTGCATATACTTACTTGAAGCTGAGGAGAATGAATTTAGAAAGACCATTTTACTTAAATATGTTTAAG GATTGTGAGCGCAGATCACTAGCAAAGTTATTTCGACATAGGGCTGCACCATCTCCTCCACCTCcttga
- the LOC126718770 gene encoding uncharacterized protein LOC126718770 isoform X7 — protein sequence MANELEELIGFLSSPSPQITKAAVDIVQGLTGSEDGLKSLAHYANIVLPSLSRLLAGPKEVSEPAAEALVNLSQDTDLARKMVEMGMVKIAMEILYKPESGISKLLVMLLVNLTQLDAGIASLLQEAARKLLLDPKRGLLKQIIRQFDSSSPLRKKGVSGTIRNCCFEAESQLQNLLLISEFLWPALLLPVAGNKIYNEKDTSKMPLELGSALSIEREPVTDPEIQVQVLEAIYLITLQDAGRRAFWSVNGPRILQVGYEDEQDPKVMEAYERVGSLLVDNSGTEEPSTEKSN from the exons ATGGCGAACGAATTGGAGGAATTAATCGGTTTTCTCTCATCCCCATCTCCTCAA attACGAAGGCAGCTGTTGATATAGTTCAGGGATTAACAGGCTCAGAGGATGGGTTGAAGTCTCTTGCCCACTATGCCAACATCGTGCTACCGTCTCTGTCTCGACTCTTAGCGGGACCTAAG GAAGTGTCAGAGCCTGCAGCAGAAGCTCTTGTGAATCTTTCACAAGACACGGATCTAGCGCGGAAGATGGTTGAGATGGGAATGGTTAAAATTGCCATGGAAATTTTGTACAAGCCAGAGTCTGGCATTAGTAAGTTGCTGGTTATGCTGCTAGTTAATCTCACACAGTTGGATGCTGGTATTGCTTCATTGCTTCAG GAAGCAGCAAGGAAACTTTTACTGGACCCTAAGCGAGGGCTTTTGAAGCAGATTATTAGACAGTTTGATTCAAGTAGTCCATTGAGAAAGAAAGGG GTTTCTGGAACTATTCGCAACTGTTGTTTTGAAGCTGAGAGTCAGCTACAGAATTTGCTTTTAATATCAGAGTTTCTTTGGCCAGCTTTGCTTCTACCAGTTGCTGGCAACAAg ATTTATAATGAGAAGGACACATCGAAAATGCCACTTGAGCTTGGGAGTGCACTCTCGATTGAGCGTGAACCAGTTACGGATCCTGAAATTCAAGTCCAAGTACTAGAGGCTATATACTTGATCACATTACAG GATGCAGGTCGAAGAGCTTTTTGGTCTGTCAATGGACCAAGAATACTTCAAGTGGGGTATGAGGACGAGCAAGACCCGAAAGTAATGGAAGCCTATGAGCGAGTTGGCTCCTTG CTGGTTGATAACAGTGGCACAGAGGAACCATCCACTGAGAAATCAAATTAG
- the LOC126718770 gene encoding uncharacterized protein LOC126718770 isoform X6, translated as MANELEELIGFLSSPSPQITKAAVDIVQGLTGSEDGLKSLAHYANIVLPSLSRLLAGPKEVSEPAAEALVNLSQDTDLARKMVEMGMVKIAMEILYKPESGISKLLVMLLVNLTQLDAGIASLLQTEDEKMNGLYVMKLVRSFCRSSSETSDDPFEHVASILVNISKQEAARKLLLDPKRGLLKQIIRQFDSSSPLRKKGVSGTIRNCCFEAESQLQNLLLISEFLWPALLLPVAGNKIYNEKDTSKMPLELGSALSIEREPVTDPEIQVQVLEAIYLITLQDAGRRAFWSVNGPRILQVGYEDEQDPKVMEAYERVGSLLVDNSGTEEPSTEKSN; from the exons ATGGCGAACGAATTGGAGGAATTAATCGGTTTTCTCTCATCCCCATCTCCTCAA attACGAAGGCAGCTGTTGATATAGTTCAGGGATTAACAGGCTCAGAGGATGGGTTGAAGTCTCTTGCCCACTATGCCAACATCGTGCTACCGTCTCTGTCTCGACTCTTAGCGGGACCTAAG GAAGTGTCAGAGCCTGCAGCAGAAGCTCTTGTGAATCTTTCACAAGACACGGATCTAGCGCGGAAGATGGTTGAGATGGGAATGGTTAAAATTGCCATGGAAATTTTGTACAAGCCAGAGTCTGGCATTAGTAAGTTGCTGGTTATGCTGCTAGTTAATCTCACACAGTTGGATGCTGGTATTGCTTCATTGCTTCAG ACtgaagatgagaagatgaacgGACTGTATGTTATGAAGCTTGTGAGATCATTCTGTAGATCTTCTAGTGAAACTAGCG ATGATCCATTTGAACATGTTGCTTCCATACTTGTAAACATATCAAAGCAGGAAGCAGCAAGGAAACTTTTACTGGACCCTAAGCGAGGGCTTTTGAAGCAGATTATTAGACAGTTTGATTCAAGTAGTCCATTGAGAAAGAAAGGG GTTTCTGGAACTATTCGCAACTGTTGTTTTGAAGCTGAGAGTCAGCTACAGAATTTGCTTTTAATATCAGAGTTTCTTTGGCCAGCTTTGCTTCTACCAGTTGCTGGCAACAAg ATTTATAATGAGAAGGACACATCGAAAATGCCACTTGAGCTTGGGAGTGCACTCTCGATTGAGCGTGAACCAGTTACGGATCCTGAAATTCAAGTCCAAGTACTAGAGGCTATATACTTGATCACATTACAG GATGCAGGTCGAAGAGCTTTTTGGTCTGTCAATGGACCAAGAATACTTCAAGTGGGGTATGAGGACGAGCAAGACCCGAAAGTAATGGAAGCCTATGAGCGAGTTGGCTCCTTG CTGGTTGATAACAGTGGCACAGAGGAACCATCCACTGAGAAATCAAATTAG
- the LOC126718770 gene encoding uncharacterized protein LOC126718770 isoform X2: MANELEELIGFLSSPSPQITKAAVDIVQGLTGSEDGLKSLAHYANIVLPSLSRLLAGPKEVSEPAAEALVNLSQDTDLARKMVEMGMVKIAMEILYKPESGISKLLVMLLVNLTQLDAGIASLLQTEDEKMNGLYVMKLVRSFCRSSSETSDDPFEHVASILVNISKQEAARKLLLDPKRGLLKQIIRQFDSSSPLRKKGVSGTIRNCCFEAESQLQNLLLISEFLWPALLLPVAGNKIYNEKDTSKMPLELGSALSIEREPVTDPEIQVQVLEAIYLITLQDAGRRAFWSVNGPRILQVGYEDEQDPKVMEAYERVGSLLVDNSGTEEPSTEKSN, translated from the exons ATGGCGAACGAATTGGAGGAATTAATCGGTTTTCTCTCATCCCCATCTCCTCAA attACGAAGGCAGCTGTTGATATAGTTCAGGGATTAACAGGCTCAGAGGATGGGTTGAAGTCTCTTGCCCACTATGCCAACATCGTGCTACCGTCTCTGTCTCGACTCTTAGCGGGACCTAAG GAAGTGTCAGAGCCTGCAGCAGAAGCTCTTGTGAATCTTTCACAAGACACGGATCTAGCGCGGAAGATGGTTGAGATGGGAATGGTTAAAATTGCCATGGAAATTTTGTACAAGCCAGAGTCTGGCATTAGTAAGTTGCTGGTTATGCTGCTAGTTAATCTCACACAGTTGGATGCTGGTATTGCTTCATTGCTTCAG ACtgaagatgagaagatgaacgGACTGTATGTTATGAAGCTTGTGAGATCATTCTGTAGATCTTCCAGTGAAACTAGCG ATGATCCATTTGAACATGTTGCTTCCATACTTGTAAACATATCAAAGCAGGAAGCAGCAAGGAAACTTTTACTGGACCCTAAGCGAGGGCTTTTGAAGCAGATTATTAGACAGTTTGATTCAAGTAGTCCATTGAGAAAGAAAGGG GTTTCTGGAACTATTCGCAACTGTTGTTTTGAAGCTGAGAGTCAGCTACAGAATTTGCTTTTAATATCAGAGTTTCTTTGGCCAGCTTTGCTTCTACCAGTTGCTGGCAACAAg ATTTATAATGAGAAGGACACATCGAAAATGCCACTTGAGCTTGGGAGTGCACTCTCGATTGAGCGTGAACCAGTTACGGATCCTGAAATTCAAGTCCAAGTACTAGAGGCTATATACTTGATCACATTACAG GATGCAGGTCGAAGAGCTTTTTGGTCTGTCAATGGACCAAGAATACTTCAAGTGGGGTATGAGGACGAGCAAGACCCGAAAGTAATGGAAGCCTATGAGCGAGTTGGCTCCTTG CTGGTTGATAACAGTGGCACAGAGGAACCATCCACTGAGAAATCAAATTAG